From a single Patescibacteria group bacterium genomic region:
- a CDS encoding LysM peptidoglycan-binding domain-containing protein, whose product MKKFLFAVTIMAIMVFANPAFSSDKSGVHIVKKGDSIYRIATKVFHLNWGQVRTDAKNRNLIFPGQKISLSDLIDASVLKKVRIGSNPFRSKGINPLSQKQIAKDRRGLIEICGLSGAEADRILAIHKKSIAEKSQDGFRWDLVGNKDKFDLMLFGNMKVVSNLIVVEKLSLKHSARVYSISGKQIWYILRCGNWAIRGKKIPPPPAPPFADMGELERAIAKIQQPKEYKWDWDSTWGAFDERYTDGNKVKGWWQSTTLYPVVLDDDEGNEWAFGLNYTTRNWKGKTGEEDPFRYKGDVDIWSLAGRFRDDSRDWEAISRVGLGNRKDKGFLVNEYGRYDMKQKTDILNIYNSVEYSGRTNEKWFSKTRGSMELEFGYNEKKEDHWEGQALGGEPDDKNAYNISLYSDIYSLNQKKSVQIWAEGRSTYYAEHYRLGNRIAGGLSFWNGSIKVGPGYTHWNSSHADSKGWYGEVSLYNLYHTIVGYPAGDDWDFEKDIEEGY is encoded by the coding sequence GTGAAAAAGTTTTTGTTTGCCGTAACAATAATGGCAATAATGGTTTTCGCGAATCCTGCCTTTTCTTCGGATAAGAGCGGGGTTCATATCGTAAAAAAAGGTGATTCTATTTATAGAATTGCCACAAAAGTTTTCCATCTGAATTGGGGACAAGTTAGAACAGACGCGAAAAATAGGAATTTAATTTTTCCGGGTCAGAAAATTAGTTTATCTGATTTAATTGACGCGTCCGTTCTAAAAAAAGTTCGGATTGGAAGTAATCCCTTTAGGAGTAAAGGAATTAATCCGCTTTCGCAAAAGCAAATTGCTAAAGATAGAAGAGGATTGATTGAGATTTGCGGCTTGTCAGGAGCGGAAGCCGATAGAATTCTCGCGATTCACAAAAAATCTATTGCGGAAAAATCACAAGATGGTTTTAGGTGGGATTTAGTTGGCAATAAAGATAAGTTCGACTTAATGCTTTTTGGCAATATGAAGGTTGTTTCCAACCTAATTGTTGTTGAAAAACTAAGCTTAAAGCATTCAGCCCGCGTTTATAGTATTAGCGGAAAACAAATTTGGTATATCTTGCGCTGCGGGAATTGGGCAATTAGAGGGAAAAAAATTCCTCCGCCACCTGCGCCGCCTTTCGCCGATATGGGCGAATTAGAAAGGGCAATTGCTAAAATTCAACAACCTAAAGAATACAAGTGGGACTGGGATTCTACTTGGGGCGCGTTTGATGAAAGATATACCGACGGGAATAAAGTGAAGGGTTGGTGGCAATCCACGACTCTTTATCCTGTTGTTCTTGATGATGACGAAGGCAATGAGTGGGCTTTTGGGCTCAACTACACTACTCGCAATTGGAAGGGCAAAACAGGTGAAGAAGACCCATTTCGCTATAAAGGAGATGTGGATATTTGGTCTTTGGCCGGACGATTTCGAGATGATTCTCGCGATTGGGAAGCGATTAGCCGCGTTGGTTTAGGCAATCGTAAGGACAAAGGATTTTTGGTTAACGAATACGGCCGCTACGATATGAAGCAGAAAACAGATATTTTAAATATCTATAATTCTGTTGAGTATAGCGGACGGACTAACGAAAAATGGTTTAGCAAGACCCGCGGCTCAATGGAGTTGGAATTTGGCTATAATGAGAAAAAGGAAGACCATTGGGAAGGGCAAGCGTTAGGCGGCGAGCCCGACGACAAAAACGCTTATAATATATCGTTATACAGTGACATATATAGTTTGAACCAAAAAAAGTCCGTCCAAATCTGGGCGGAAGGCAGGAGTACTTATTACGCCGAGCATTATAGGCTGGGTAATAGGATAGCGGGAGGATTATCTTTTTGGAATGGTTCCATTAAGGTAGGTCCCGGATATACACACTGGAATAGTAGTCATGCCGATTCAAAAGGGTGGTATGGCGAAGTGAGTTTATATAATCTCTATCACACAATTGTTGGTTATCCAGCAGGGGATGATTGGGATTTTGAGAAAGATATAGAAGAGGGATATTAA
- a CDS encoding O-antigen ligase family protein yields MPHTLPKNTEKVNPKTGKKLFYFLLSLTLLRPSLDILGQKEFSIYYTLPSFNLNAIIGSIVFIISLFFILKNLKSIISAPLFYPISAFLGLIFLSIFYSLDQTASAREFIRLSSIFFLYFIAYKLVNSKKDWFLLLKIILISYIPPAIFATIQLIGGFGLPDDFGGFNRIYGTFAHPNLFAFYTFFILGIIISLILANKKKPNAIFLISAVVLTVLLLATYTRSALACLMFFVLIFGIFKYRKLLLAGALFFILLYFFSDVFQQRLWELISLDPYGSVIWRLRLWQDIIPVSLWQPWFGYGSGTFERLVEYYRGFQWGSLEAHNDYLKIFVENGALGLAAYLWLISASLFYLLKKFIKSVGKEKIMALGIFTICLSLFAAGFFDNILRTTALQWNLWILIAAWLKQAK; encoded by the coding sequence ATGCCCCATACTCTACCAAAAAACACAGAAAAAGTCAACCCTAAAACGGGTAAAAAACTATTTTATTTTTTGCTCTCTTTAACGCTCCTGCGACCATCTTTGGATATTCTTGGTCAAAAAGAATTTAGTATTTATTACACCCTGCCATCCTTCAATCTCAACGCCATTATCGGCAGCATCGTTTTTATTATCTCCCTGTTTTTTATCCTAAAAAACTTGAAATCTATCATTTCAGCCCCTCTCTTTTACCCTATTTCCGCTTTTCTAGGACTAATTTTTTTGAGCATTTTTTATTCATTAGACCAAACAGCCAGCGCCAGAGAATTTATCCGATTATCCAGCATTTTCTTTCTCTATTTTATCGCTTACAAATTAGTCAATAGTAAAAAAGATTGGTTCTTGCTCTTAAAAATTATTTTAATCAGCTATATCCCGCCCGCGATTTTCGCCACCATCCAACTCATTGGCGGATTCGGATTACCCGACGATTTCGGCGGTTTTAATAGAATTTACGGCACATTCGCGCATCCCAACCTCTTCGCCTTCTACACTTTCTTCATCTTAGGGATAATTATCAGTTTAATTTTAGCAAATAAAAAAAAGCCCAACGCCATTTTTCTTATTTCCGCTGTTGTTCTAACTGTTTTGCTTTTAGCGACATATACTCGCAGCGCGCTTGCTTGCTTGATGTTTTTTGTTTTAATTTTTGGCATCTTTAAATACAGAAAATTACTTCTTGCTGGCGCTTTGTTTTTTATTCTGCTTTACTTTTTTTCCGATGTTTTCCAGCAACGGCTTTGGGAACTAATTTCTTTAGACCCTTACGGCTCAGTCATCTGGCGCTTGCGTCTTTGGCAAGATATTATTCCTGTCTCCCTCTGGCAACCTTGGTTCGGATACGGAAGCGGAACATTTGAACGATTGGTTGAATATTACCGCGGGTTTCAATGGGGCAGTTTAGAGGCGCACAACGATTACTTAAAAATATTCGTTGAAAACGGCGCCTTAGGATTAGCCGCCTATTTATGGCTTATCTCCGCCTCGTTATTTTATCTCTTAAAAAAGTTTATAAAATCCGTTGGAAAAGAAAAAATTATGGCCTTGGGAATTTTCACCATCTGCCTAAGTTTATTCGCCGCCGGATTCTTTGACAACATTCTGCGGACAACTGCCCTCCAATGGAACCTCTGGATACTAATAGCCGCCTGGCTCAAGCAAGCCAAATAA
- a CDS encoding radical SAM protein, protein MFNFNKNLSSDIKDAVLAVTYQCNSCCQFCYIWQSRETFSCQPSDYENLPRNLESVNISGGEPFLRPDLPEIVRVISRRCPQAKIIISTNGFLPSIIKKRMTEIIKFKRDIGVAVSLDGFGKVHEELRGFPGGFSLALETIRLLKELGLKDLKIAFTLNNENINQLKRVYQLSGELGVEFSLAACHNSSHYFQIENNKIGKIATVKKEINWLIEQELKKFSLKRWARAYFAWGLIKFLEEKQRVLPDYSGLASVFIDPFGNIYPSDVWDLKIGRLEEVGDWDEFAKGTQGLVSFGEKPVNWMVCTARQAVKRHPFRVGWWVLKKIVKRLRWGQSLKLKTGTVPRGEGLSPLRYENSSNK, encoded by the coding sequence ATGTTCAATTTTAATAAAAACTTATCTTCTGATATTAAGGACGCTGTTTTGGCGGTGACTTATCAATGTAATAGTTGCTGTCAATTTTGCTATATTTGGCAGAGTCGAGAAACATTTTCTTGTCAGCCCTCTGATTATGAAAATTTACCACGAAATCTTGAGAGCGTCAATATTAGCGGAGGCGAACCGTTTTTGAGGCCTGATTTGCCCGAAATTGTCAGGGTCATCAGCCGTCGATGTCCTCAAGCCAAAATTATTATTTCCACCAATGGGTTTTTGCCCAGTATTATTAAAAAAAGAATGACGGAAATTATTAAATTCAAGAGAGATATTGGCGTAGCGGTTTCTTTGGATGGATTTGGAAAGGTTCACGAGGAATTAAGGGGATTTCCCGGCGGTTTTAGTTTGGCCTTGGAAACGATACGGCTTTTGAAAGAATTAGGCTTAAAGGATTTGAAGATCGCTTTTACTTTGAATAATGAGAATATAAATCAATTAAAAAGGGTCTATCAATTGAGCGGAGAATTAGGCGTTGAGTTTAGTTTGGCAGCTTGTCATAATTCTTCCCATTATTTTCAAATAGAGAATAATAAAATTGGCAAAATTGCAACGGTTAAAAAAGAAATTAATTGGCTTATAGAGCAGGAATTAAAAAAGTTTTCGTTGAAGCGATGGGCAAGAGCGTATTTCGCTTGGGGACTTATCAAATTTTTGGAGGAAAAACAAAGGGTCTTGCCTGATTATTCGGGGCTGGCGTCGGTTTTTATTGACCCCTTTGGCAATATTTATCCTTCGGATGTTTGGGATTTGAAAATAGGGCGATTGGAAGAAGTCGGGGATTGGGATGAATTTGCCAAAGGAACGCAAGGATTAGTTTCTTTTGGAGAGAAGCCAGTTAACTGGATGGTTTGTACGGCGAGGCAGGCGGTAAAAAGGCATCCGTTTCGGGTTGGATGGTGGGTTTTAAAGAAAATAGTAAAACGGTTAAGATGGGGGCAGTCTCTAAAATTAAAAACGGGGACAGTCCCTCGCGGCGAGGGACTGTCCCCTCTAAGATATGAAAATTCTTCAAATAAATAA
- a CDS encoding glycosyltransferase family 4 protein — MKILQINKFFFLKGGAERYFFDLAELLSAEGERVSVWSARHPLDFSKREGFLKDFKKVRRIFWNRDAVKKLEKVIEREKPDVAHLHNIFGHFSPSIIFALKKRGIPIVMTLHDYKFFCPNYKFFTRGKVCFDCLKKRNYRACFYKKCVHNSRIKSFLGYLEGKWQRDFLKAAHKIDMFLAPSLFIKEKALEWGIPFDKIIHLPNFITIDNLEKIRQNKDEKYILYFGRLSEEKGIALLIKAFLKAVDKEANGWKLKIAGDGPEEENLRKIAKNEDGVEFLGRLNSEALKEKIFNARLVVVPSLWPENFPYSVLESFALGKTVLAAKIGGLPEMIENGKTGLLFEAGDKNDLAEKILWAMSQPEKIKKIGENAREEALKKYGSEGHYKKLKRVYERIKND; from the coding sequence ATGAAAATTCTTCAAATAAATAAATTTTTCTTTTTGAAAGGGGGAGCGGAGCGGTATTTTTTTGATTTGGCGGAATTGCTTTCGGCGGAGGGGGAGCGGGTTTCGGTTTGGAGCGCGCGGCATCCTCTGGATTTTTCTAAAAGAGAAGGATTTTTGAAGGATTTTAAAAAAGTTAGGCGGATTTTTTGGAATAGGGATGCGGTTAAAAAATTAGAAAAGGTAATTGAGCGAGAAAAACCAGATGTCGCTCATTTGCACAATATTTTTGGGCATTTTTCTCCTTCTATTATTTTTGCTTTAAAAAAACGCGGGATACCGATTGTCATGACACTGCATGATTATAAGTTTTTTTGCCCTAATTATAAGTTTTTTACGCGAGGCAAGGTTTGTTTTGATTGTCTCAAAAAAAGAAATTATCGCGCTTGTTTTTATAAAAAATGCGTTCATAATTCGCGGATAAAAAGTTTCTTAGGGTATTTGGAAGGGAAATGGCAGAGAGATTTTTTGAAGGCCGCCCATAAAATAGATATGTTTTTAGCGCCGAGTTTGTTTATTAAAGAAAAGGCGTTGGAATGGGGGATTCCTTTTGATAAAATTATTCACCTGCCAAATTTTATTACTATTGACAATTTAGAAAAAATTAGGCAGAATAAGGACGAAAAATACATCTTGTATTTTGGGCGATTAAGCGAAGAGAAAGGAATTGCTCTTTTAATTAAAGCGTTTCTGAAGGCGGTTGACAAAGAAGCAAATGGCTGGAAGTTAAAAATAGCTGGCGACGGTCCAGAAGAAGAGAATTTAAGGAAGATAGCTAAGAACGAGGATGGCGTGGAATTTTTAGGACGATTAAATAGTGAGGCGCTGAAAGAAAAGATTTTTAACGCGCGGTTGGTGGTTGTTCCTTCTCTTTGGCCGGAAAATTTTCCGTACAGCGTTTTAGAAAGCTTCGCTTTGGGTAAGACGGTTTTAGCCGCCAAGATTGGGGGATTGCCAGAAATGATTGAAAATGGTAAAACAGGATTGCTTTTTGAGGCGGGCGATAAAAATGATTTGGCGGAAAAAATCCTTTGGGCGATGAGTCAGCCAGAGAAAATAAAGAAAATAGGAGAAAATGCGCGGGAAGAGGCTTTGAAAAAGTATGGCTCGGAGGGGCATTATAAGAAATTAAAACGGGTTTATGAACGAATTAAGAATGACTAA